The following proteins are encoded in a genomic region of Xenopus laevis strain J_2021 chromosome 3L, Xenopus_laevis_v10.1, whole genome shotgun sequence:
- the snapc5.L gene encoding small nuclear RNA activating complex, polypeptide 5 b has protein sequence MLSRLQELKKEEETLLKIKAALHDQLNRLKVEELALQSMISTRDEQDLSQPPEAPEENEVKVDDETAINQTELQLGYSQEQEEMEEEDEEEESDN, from the exons ATGCTGAGTCGACTGCAAGAGCTGAAGAAGGAAGAGGAAACCCTTCTGAAAATCAAAGCAGCTCTCCATGACCAGCTCAATAGGTTAAAG GTTGAGGAGCTGGCTCTTCAATCAATGATAAGTACCAGAGACGAGCAAGATCTGTCTCAACCTCCTGAAGCCCCTGAAGAG aatgaGGTAAAAGTAGACGATGAGACAGCCATTAATCAGACAGAACTGCAGCTTGGCTACTCCCAAGAGCAGGAAGAGATGGAGGAAGAGGACGAGGAGGAAGAATCTGACAACTAG